The Heptranchias perlo isolate sHepPer1 unplaced genomic scaffold, sHepPer1.hap1 HAP1_SCAFFOLD_44, whole genome shotgun sequence genome includes a window with the following:
- the LOC137312951 gene encoding zinc finger protein 239-like produces MAESSSLVKTDLEIHRHNHTGERPFTCSVCGKGFVQKYDLLIHQRTHTGERPFSCSVCETLFICSSNLLRHQQVDFDNRAFKCYDCEKRFKSKCNLLEHQRTHTGERPFICSVCGNGFTQSSTLLTNQRVYSDERPFKCSDCGNSFKSINKLLTHQRIHTGERPITCSAYGNGFTNSSHLLTH; encoded by the exons atggcagaatcttcttctcttgtgaagacggat ctggaaattcatcgacacaatcacactggggagaggccgttcacctgctccgtgtgtgggaagggattcgttcAGAAATACGACCTCCTGATacaccagcgcactcacactggggagagaccattctcctgctctgtgtgtgagacGTTATTCATTtgttcatccaacctgctgagacaccagcaagtTGATTTTGATAATAGAGCTTTCAAATGTtatgactgtgagaagaggtttaaaagcaaatgtaatttgctggaacaccaacgcactcacacaggggagaggccgttcatctgctctgtgtgtgggaacggattcactcagtcatccaccctgttgaCAAACCAGCGAGtttactctgatgagagaccttttaaatgctctgactgtggaaACAGCTTTAAGAGCATAaacaaactgctgacacaccaacgcattcacactggggagaggccgattACCTGCTCAGCGTATGGGAacggattcactaattcatcccaccttctgacgcACTAG